The following are from one region of the Mauremys reevesii isolate NIE-2019 linkage group 2, ASM1616193v1, whole genome shotgun sequence genome:
- the LOC120396821 gene encoding uncharacterized protein LOC120396821 — MPSWPGLCPQRWSSCRITWLRNAGRSKRRPFLRWCESRTEMLPSGETALPGPLHPPREPGKHRTAAFPTMGQQPAHPIELHIRHQHPVMQRGLLTLDPEPLAKLPHAVPARGARVEFSEMETDFLQTGRQSTSSSSSTCPPTPVEDTTMETGRNDGAAGKQTNPQRCTLPAGVGLTSPPPGTTVAEKTLAATLQMYRSELRKPLTSVSGTKGTEEKLELHMERKVLLGEGSCLQPGAQAGESRADLPRIQWHQVAPEAPGSEQLTRSTLDSLLAGQAAHDLQIKQLTEMLSSSRPLAGQVSVCQQCRKAYPGKRKGEKTPKETSAELHGVRDIMHSHGFNGTVNSKLSRDQPPIRVCEKCGKHRQKRPAGSAGADLPGRSHGIPQRWTPGDSSASSNRNKMPVLWLLPADKSKTQDGMGKWAPRKQPKMVSVATSTTGLSQAGEKASGSPDGSPSKSAKASRARTPSPSRSKVLQKMLMCLKQTFSKLQHKVKSRMSKDPRSRTPDTKFTKPPFWKARASKGVRFPYY; from the coding sequence atgccatcctggccaggcTTGTGCCCACAGCGGTGGTCAAGCTGCAGGATCACGTGGCTCAGAAATGCTGGGAGATCCAAACGAAGGCCTTTCCTAAGATGGTGCgagagtcgcacagagatgctcccctccggagagactgccctgcctgggccactccACCCCCCTAGGGAGCCAGGCAAGCACAGGACAGCGGCATTCCCAACGATGGGACAACAGCCTGCTCACCCCATCGAACTCCACATAAGGCATCAGCATCCGGtcatgcagagggggctgctcaccCTGGACCCAGAGCCCCTGGCAAAGCTGCCTCACGCCGTGCCAGCCAGGGGAGCCCGTGTGGAGTTCAGTGAGATGGAGACCGATTTCCTGCAGACGGGGAGGCAAAGcacaagctcctcttcttccacaTGTCCTCCAACGCCAGTGGAAGATACCACCATGGAGACGGGCAGGAATGATGGCGCGGCAGGAAAGCAGACTAACCCACAGcgctgcactctgccagcaggggtgggtctgacatcgccacctccaggaaccacagTAGCAGAGAAGACACTCGCAGCGACACTCCAAATGTATAGGAGCgagttgagaaagccccttaccagtgtgagcggcaccaaagggactgaagagaagctggagctgcacatggagaggaaggttctcttgggagaaggctcctgcctgcagccaggggcacaagcaggtgagagcagggcagatcTTCCCAGGATCCAATGgcaccaggttgccccagaggcaccaggctctgagcagctaacaagatccacccttgactctctccttgctgggcaggctgcacacgacctgcagatcaagcagctgacggaaatgttgagcagctcccgccccttggcgggccaggtctCAGTTTGCCAGCAGTGCCGCAAGGCATATCCAGGAAAGAGGAAGGGTGAGAAAACTCCAAAAgagacatctgctgagctgcatggtgtTCGAGACATCATGCATTCACATGGGTTCAATGGAactgtgaattcaaagctctccagggacCAGCCACCAATCAGAGTCTGCGAGAAGTGTGGTAAGCATCGACAAaagagaccagctggctctgcaggtgctgacttgccgggaagatcccatggaattccacagcgatggactccaggagactcctcagcatcatccAACCGCAATAAGATGCCAGTgctgtggctccttccagcagacaagAGCAAGACGCAGGATGGAATGGGGAAATGGGCTCCCCGCAagcaaccaaagatggtgtccGTTGCAACGAGTACAACAGGGCTTtcgcaagctggggagaaagcaAGTGGGAGTCCTGACGGTTCTCCCTCAAAGTCAGCAAAGGCCTCCAGAGCTAGGACACCATCcccttcaaggagcaaagttcTCCAAAAGATGTTAATGTGCCTGAAGCAAACCTTCAGCAAGCTGCAACACAAAGTGAAGTCCCGAATGTCCAAGGACCCTCGTTCCAGAACACCTgacactaaatttacaaagccacccttttggaaggcaagggcctccaagggtgtccggtttccatactactga